The genomic segment AAACGAAACAAAAGTTGGTATATCCCCGTTAGAGCAATTGGATGGAACCACTACAAAAGACGAGAAAGAGGAGTGCTTAATGACTACTTTGCTGCAATATTTACAGATGAAAACCTGAACAATATGCCATTTACAGATCAAGATACAGTAAACACAGTCCTAGAGAATATAACAATTGGTTAAAAAAAACTGGATAAGATCAATGCACCGAAATCACCTGGGCCAAACAAATTACACGCCAAAATTGTTTACGAGCTAAGAGAAAGCATCAACCTACCACTTTCAATCATATATGAAAAATCAGTCAATGAGGGAATATTACCACAGGACAGGAGAGATGCGAACATTACTGCAATTTTCAAAAAAGGAAACAAGAAACTACCATCAAACAATAGGCCTATAAGTTTAACAAGTGTACTAGTTAAAATTCTGGAGTCAATTATTAGAGATGAAATCATGGAACATCTTGAAGCGAACAACAAGCTATCTTATTCTCAATATGGTTTTAGGAAAGGCCATTCAACAGCAATACAATTACTAAAAGTGTTAGATTAATTTACCAAAGAGCTTGACTCCCATGTATGGACACGATCTAACTCGATTTCTAAAAAGCGTTTAATACAGTTCCACATAAGCGTCTTGAAATCAAACTACACAAAATTGGCATAGGAGTTACGTTGTTATCGTGGATATCTGCGTTTCTAAGCAACTGGGGATAAAGGGTAAAGGTCAAAGGACAGATATCCAGTTGGACTGTGGTGAAAAGGGGAGTACCTCAGAGTAGTGTGCTGGGTGAAGTACTATTTCTAATTTTCATCAACGATATTCCTGAAGGCGTAAGATCCACCATAAAACTCTTCGCAGACGTCAAAAAGATATATGGTCGAACAAATTCGGAACAGGGCTCTGAAATCATCCAAGAggatttaaacaaaatacagcTATGGTTGAACATATGGCAGATCAAGTTCAATTTATGAAATTGTGCGAGTTTACATTTCGGCTACAATAACAAGGAAACCATTATATGCTTGGCAATCAAGAGGTCAAATCCAATACTGAGGAAAAGGATCTTGGAGTGAAGTTTAGTGCACAAGTATCATCTAGTGTCAAAATGGCAAACCGCATGCATCATCAGGGGATCATTTGAGCATCTTGACAAATTCATGCTGCGAACTTTCTATAAATCTCCTGTGCGACCTCGACTAGAGTATGGTGTCACTGTATGGAGTCCGCACTTCAAAAGGATATTGCCATCCTTAAAAAATGCgcaaaggggggggggggggggggggggggggggggggggggtatttttTCAAACTGTCGCCTTCAACAGACCTAGAGGTCATACCAGAAAATTGCTCTAAACAAATTCAAGATTAAACATCAGGAGACACTCATTCCCAGTGCGGGTATTCGAAGACTGGAACAATCTGCCAGCAAATGTAGTCAATTCGCCATCAATCAACTCATTCAAGAGTAATTTGAACCAACATTGGAAGGATCTGGACATCAAATTTTGTCCGTCTCGTTACACATACTATTATTTGGAAAAAGCAACCGATGATTCCCCGGCAAATATGATTAGTGTTAACACGAGTCGAAGGGGCAACTCTAAACatgattgtacacatgtatacatccgACTTGTTTGCCATTTGAACAATTATATGTGCATTGTGTGTATAGATTCTTAATACAAAGTTTAAATTGTATGATGAaacaataataagatgataCCAAGGAGCGCATGCGctgaaatcaattttattgacCTTAAACACAAGGCCAAGAAGCTTATAAAAGGCCGTTAACTGCTATTGCTATTGTTAACAATATCTGGCCCAAGGCCTTTCCATCTAAAGTTATTTCATAACCATTCCCGCCTTTAGTGATACAAGCATATAACGCCCCTGGACCACATAACTCTTCAACAGAATTAATAACATTCTGAGGTGTAATTACCTTATTATCACCCACATCGATCAAGTAGGAACAGTCCTTGTACGTTCTGTTCTGGTTCCGAGTTTTACCGGCGCCATTACGACCAGGACCCTGGCCGGTGGCAATATCAAAGATATGGTAGCCgtcttttcacatttcaataaTCAACCAACAAGATATGgagaacatacatgtacaaatgtcaGAATCCCTTACGCACAAAGGGAAACGTCATGTAACATTAATGAGACAAAGATTAACATTCCCATTTACAATACGCAGACTACAGAGCCGGATGCTAGACATTTCAAACATTTGCTGTGTCTAAAGGTGATGTGACGTGAATCAGCAAGGATTGGTTTCAAACACAAGATATGGAACAATACCCACAACTTTTGCACCACAATTCAGTGTTACAGCTATGATACAGGTGACAGAACTCATTGGCCGTATATTGGATACGTAAGCAATATCAGAACCATAGAAAGGTTTCATTCACACTTCACACTTACTTTTCTATGCGGCAACAGATCCTGGATGAATGCtgactttaaaaaaatcaacaaaaaaggAACATCAAGTCTATGTGGGTTGGGAAACTTCGTTGCAAAGTGGAAGCAATGTAGAAAGTGAGAGAAGGTTACAAAGACACGAAAACGTGATAGCCTATACTAATGCCAGTTTTGCTTATACATGCAATTATGTAAGATTACTCgttttcttctttattttttcttgtCATTTTCTTCCCTCAGAAACATTCCGGAGATTTTCAGAAACTGCAAGAGGAATCTAATTTTATATGGGTAACACAACACATTTCCGATGACATGATTAAAGATGAAAGCCTAACCTTAGCTTCTTATAGATTGGGGaccgcggtggccaagtggtgAAGGTGTCCCGCGTCATGAGCCCGCCACCTCTGGGTCGGGAGTTCGAAACACACGTCGGGCAATTGTCTGGTACTGACTTAGGTCGATGGCTTTtgctccgggtactccggctttcctccacctccaaaacctgccACGTCCTCAAATGGCAGTGTTTACAGGTTTATCTGCATTATCTAACAAGAAggctttattttgttatatttatcgTTAGtgttatgtttttatgtttttattgatCATATAATATCAGCAATATATAGCATTAAATTATATCGAAATGAACGtagtttttaaaaaagggtAAATTTTATATCAGACTTCAACTTGCACTAGTTCGTTTTCATTTGGATTAGATAGCATTGCCATGGGACTGCCAACAAGCGTAAACTCGTCCGCCGTAAAATAGATCAACGGAACCTTCCGAATATAAATAAACTGTTGTCAATCAAATGAAATCCAGCAAATTGTTAGGAAACGTTAAACTTTGTGTTGAAATATTATCATTTCTAAAACTGTGCAATAAAAGGCCGACATTCTTTCGATTAGGTACGTCACATACAACTAAATAGTAGATAGTGTTATGCGATTCAAATACCAATGAGTCGTTTCTTAacgataatattttattttgctgtcatttgaatatatttatattatcttTCGTTGGTGTTACAAAATATCCCAAAACTATCCTTCAATAGCCAATATCTATCTGGAATGACTATCTAAATTGTCTGACCTGAATTCCAGCGATagtttatgattttgtttttgtccgCATTGTTTTTAAGAGATTAAAAACCTCAAGAAAACAACCTTCAAAGTTAATACAACTTTATTtctattaaattattttttcacaCAAATACAGATATAAATTAAACTATTTCacatcaataactataacaaaaTATAGGTTGGTCCTTATTCACTTTTTGCTACAGAACGGTATCTCTTTGTCAAGGCGGGAACGtaaaagtacatttgtataaaacgTTGAATTAAAGTATAACAACCACGTTTCGATTTATCAAAAGGTTAAGAATAAATATAAAGGAGGCTTTCAAACACCAGAACTTTCTACTGCATTGATTTCAGCAATTTATTTTCAACGTAATCATGAtcaaatataattacatgtatatcactttTAGGATAAAAGAACCATGTacaacattacaatatttttgtgataatcAAATATTGTAATAGTCCCAGTTATAACCATTCATGTTTCAAAACCATCAAGCTATTTTACACTGTAGAAAAAATATCACGGGAAACTAATTAATAATCAACCCATTTTCAGAACCAGCCAGTTAACAAGCATATTTTACCAACTTTTAGCTGGAATCACGTGACACTATATTAGCCAATCGGAGAGTGTGAAAATATGATCATTTAATAAATCGATGAAATGAAAATACAGTACGTCAATACTATGGCgtaaacaaaatacatcaatatcGTTCATGATAGAAAAATCCGCAAATAACACACCACGAAGAAAGTAAATAAGTATTGTGCcgcaaaaataatatatatatatagtttttcagactttgtacacgatatttaatcaatcactgtagagacgataatgcaacatttttattctgaaatctgatatcaatgcaatgtcgtccactagctgtatttagggacgaatcgtctttgaactcttcgatatactttcacgtgcgggggaattcaaaatatctctgccgttggtcgcatagcgttctagtgttgaacatgataaagtcacgctagtatccgtcttcggcccacgtttgccgaagggttcattgtggtttctccagttactaaaacattattcttattgtattttattgtatttccagtaatttttatatataatatgtgattgtattcgtattttttgtgttttgataaaggggcggattgcctcgaaaatttaacaagtctcattgttcacactgtttgaattacttctttgccccatatatatatatatatcatatatatatatatgtaatatcgTACAACAAAGAACTTCCATACACATAACAAATTTTGCTTTTGTGTTTAAGAACTAATTCTTATGGATTCTTACAGATTAAATGACGCTGCGTTTAACTATGTATGTAAATAACTGTCTAACAGGTGATCATTCCAGGGTGCTATTATGATATTTTCCATTTTTCGTATCAAATACCCTTTTTACATCTGTATCTTGGGTGCAATTTCTTGCATTTTCAAGGCGCATTATATAACCTGTAGGCAATAAACAATCTTAAAAATAACTATTTATATAGGCCTACACACAAAAAAAGGTTTAGTGTCGTCATTATAGTTAGAGAAATCTATGTAGTTGTATATCTTGATATAGCAATctgtattataaaacattctCTTAAACTATATCTGGATAGGTAATATCTCTTTTTAGTACAACGATATTAACAAAAGAAGACAAATCTTATTACACTATCTCGGTAACGTCTATCTCGGCGagtatttgtattgtttgattgtttgttgtttgtttgtttgtggtggttttGATGGTGGTGAGTATGAGTGAGGATACGTGTGAGGGTGTGTTTGTTTGAAGGTATGTGTGAGGGAGGGAGAATATGCTTATATgtgcaatatatatgtacatgtatatacatttattacataatgcgtttgattttccttaactatacgcaTAACCTATATTATGAACTATTACAaggctaaaatgactattgcacggtcacgtgcgaaATATTGAACACATGTGATGCTTCGGAATTTTGTCTCGCGCGAACTAATGAGCTTCTTTATCGTTTCGAAATTTAGTCCTACtctttcaagcgtctaagtcataagatcactcagatgtcaacactgccagacgaCGGTCATGGCGACGTCTAAGCCTACAGCAAAGTGATTCTAAGTGATTTAATGATCATGTAATAAAGCAAGTATATCAAGTTTATAATGGGTGtctgcaatagtccagaatatttgaccctcaGTAGTGGTAATCGATCGGTCGATTACTAGTACCTCGAGTAAAATGTTCGTGACTATTGTACACAATGTCTATATACAAGAACGTTTAATATTTGTACAAATACAACACTTATTTCAAATATCGATAACGGGTTTAGAAGGCTATgaataaattgttaaaataatgttttaaaaatcgATTGTATTACATTTAGAACAGGTTTACGTTTGAGCAGCTATCATCATAAACAAATTCGTGGCCTGTTCATTAATACACTCAGTACTTGCTATCAAAGGTAACCTGTTTtaattacatacaaaacattcagtgtatatatatatatgtatctatatatcaaatgtatatgaaatgaaattttggCTTgtatagaaagaaaaaaaaaccttactgaaatatacataaacatatttgtttaaaaaaacaaagcaTGAAAGAAATTTGTTCTGTGTTCATCGTTTGATTAAATTAACCGTAACTCTGATAGCCATGAAGATGTCGGGCATTATGACCAGTCCGAATGGAACAACCATCATGGCGACTGCGGTTAGTCCAATGGCTTTGGCGGACGGACGAGGGTCGGATGCGCTCGTCAATGTCCGCTTGTAAGctgtataaataaaaaaagagtAAGCCATGGTAACCATAcgtaatatgtttatatataatgtataagtaATAATCATTGCTTTTGCATATGGTATAAAATGTATGCCTTATTGAATAATCATCTTACAAAAGATAAAATAACATTCCGGCATTAATAGGTTTCTCTATGGATATTTTGCTTGCCCAGAACAATGGTATTTTTTTCACAACAAATGataacaatttcattatatgatGGGGAATTGAAACAGATAGCCATATGTTGCTTTTGTTACAGCAATATGAGAtcatgtaacatatattattgtacaaGGAGCTTTCCGTCATACCTGATGTTTTCTTTGCATCAACAATCaatgtatttatcatattttcaagCATTGTATCCATATTCCCTGTGTAATTCTTCGATACATTATCCCCGGGACAGCTACAAACATCTGTGGAAAGAAATTGGTTCAAACTTCAAAAAGCTATTTATGCATCTTTATATTCGAATCCAATCGTATTTTTGTCGTAAGATCTTAAACGGCTATGCAATATAAttgctatatttcattttactggttttatggatttatttgaaaaaaaaggaattaCTTATGCAACACATTTGGTTGTAAAGAAATGCAAGATCAAAAAAAAAAgctggtttttttttacttatttttctGATATGTTTCTATCCACTTGATCAACCATTTACAATACAACGTTCTTTCGAATATATAAAGCAATTGCATTTAATCGTAATAATAGCCATTTGAagatatttaattacatttgtgtAAGAATATTCATTGGTGTTGTTTTTTGCACATTAAGTTAAACAAATGTAAACGTAATGTAGGCGTAAACTcaaatttaagtaaaacacaaataaaacagATTAACGGTATAATGAGTTAACGTACTCAACATTCCTGCTTTAGAAAACATAATAGAAAAATCAGACTAtgcgcaatcataatttatcgAGGTACTTCGAGCGGAGATGTGCCAAAATAAGACTACCTCTAAAATATGTACGTGTACAGACGTTTTATAACATCTGATTGAGTAGTAGGTATTTATTATGTGAAACACTCACTCAAATTGTCTGTTGTTGATTCCTCAGGGGTGGTTGTTGGTTGCGgtgttgttgtcgttgttggTGGTGCTGTGGTCGTTGTTGGTGGTGCTGTGGTCGTTGTTGGTGGTGCTGTGGTCGTTGTTGGTGGTGCTGTGGTTGTTGTTGGTGGTGCTGTGGTCGTTGTTGGTGGTGCCGTGGTCGTCGTTGGTGTAGTGGTTATCGTTGTTTGGGATGTTGTGCTTGTTGTTGGTAGTGTAGTGGTAGTTGTTGGTTGTGATGTTGTTGTTGGAGGTACATTGGTCGTAGCTtgttgagaaatagcgatataTAAGGCGTTGGtgttataaatatcattatatttgattattCAAAAGACACAACTTTGTTACATAGATAATTGCAAATAAATTGAGTAAACTgattaaattacatgtattgattacattacattttataatgttataacGGTTATCTAACATCACTATCCTTAAAAGTGCGATGTTTCACTGCATGTGGTTGGTATAAGGTATGCTGTACAAGATTCCGGTTTTACTCACTCATACTTGCCGAACACAGGGCTATCAGGAGATTGTCACATCCTTTATCTGCCCACCTGAAACTGTCTGATTTCCTTATACGCACACAGTCCTGTTCTTCAGGGTCTACGTCATCATTGGGTTGGCCTGAGCGCCAGAATTCGAACGTCAATGCGTCACCATCCCAAGTTGTAAATTGGTCTTCCAAGACCTTGTCGGTAACACTGATCCATACACCTGCCCCAGCACCATAGGTGCTGTCTGCATTTCTGAGTATTGTAAATAGGATGCTTAATATTCAAACAATATACCACTTCCCATCACCCCCAACCTACCTACCACCCACCACCCCCACCAAATTCCCCAAGAAAGAAGCTAACGTAATCCCAATTGATAGAGCAACGTTATAAATGCGGTATCCAATGTATATGTTGACAAAaacatatgtaaaaatatcatattgtcATTATACTAATTGGACCAGATAATCACTAGCTATTATCGCCACCCCATTCCAGTTCATCATATAATATGCATCGCAGCAATAGGGAACGCTTCTATTTTGTATAtacagagagagagaaaaaggagaaaaaagGTGAGAAAGAGAAGCAAAGCTATATTTCAAGATTTACGAAGAATTGGGTTGGGGttgctattttttcaaaagcaatgttaaattcattttatttaggTTCTTCTGCAGAATGTTTAGATTTTTCTCTTGGGTTTCCGTACTCCTTCCCTCTAGCATCAACAATGCATTATATTCATTCAGACActgtaatatttcatattatgtaCTCGctcttacacatgtactgtattcATTCATATGTATTCAGTCATATACTGCATTTGTTGATACTGCATATCTATTCATATTCATTCATACACTgcatatattcatatttattcatttatatgtttatataatactgaGTTTATATCTTAGAGTATCTCTACCTTCACGGTGCATACTCGTTGCTTACCCGATATCGTTTCCATGCAATGCGAACAGATCTGCGTTGATGTCTGCGCTAGGTATAACAGCCAGTTGACCATTGTCCGCTTTGCACAGCATGTCACTATCAGCGACACTGTTCCTGGTTGTTGTTGTCCAGAAACAAATATCATAGGCAGAAAGAATCCACGCAGTGGGCGGACAAGCTGTAAAAAGAATGTCGTCGAGAATATCTTTAACTGCTGCAAACTTCCATTATAAGTTTTTCCTCTATCCTTATTCCATCATCTTGAAAGGATGACTTGATGCACCAACATTATTTGGTATCGCAATCAAAACAACGAGCATATCTTGTAGTTCGAGAAGCGCTAATATAAGAATTCTGCAATCATATATgcatttgacaaaaaaaaaaaaaaaaccaaacgaACATATAGCTATTCATGCATTACTATAGGAAACATGCCCTCATTTCGCATTTCATAACTtcaaacaaacttctacatatttacaatgtatgacCGTATGTGATAACATTACAACAGGTTACTTTGAAATGCGAAGATGGAGATTACTAGTATATTCATTTCACAGGACCTTGGTAAGAATTTCCCTAGAGAGTACAGGTCGCACGCTAAGAAAGTGAAATGTTGGCtgttacagtgtatgtgtggACAAGATAATTTATTATACTGTcctttattacaatattaaggttatgttaatattttgaacAGTAGGCTTAACGGGTCCTATGGAATTAAGGTGACAGCAAagattaaataaaatttgttcTTGGTCGGGTTTGAATAAGTACagaagaaacataaacaaattcGATCTCTTAACAAACACAcacagaaaataataataataaaaataataatattaatatacatgGTTGTGAATGCATATTAAAATATGGAAACATAAATAAGATTGTTTATTCATACCTAAGGTATACTGTAACTAACCGATCATGAAACAAAACGTAGTATAATTTCTGTTGTTATGT from the Pecten maximus chromosome 4, xPecMax1.1, whole genome shotgun sequence genome contains:
- the LOC117325947 gene encoding glycoprotein gp100-like; its protein translation is MYCCRIIISTVLLALHVIACPPTAWILSAYDICFWTTTTRNSVADSDMLCKADNGQLAVIPSADINADLFALHGNDIGNADSTYGAGAGVWISVTDKVLEDQFTTWDGDALTFEFWRSGQPNDDVDPEEQDCVRIRKSDSFRWADKGCDNLLIALCSASMTTTNVPPTTTSQPTTTTTLPTTSTTSQTTITTTPTTTTAPPTTTTAPPTTTTAPPTTTTAPPTTTTAPPTTTTAPPTTTTTPQPTTTPEESTTDNLNVCSCPGDNVSKNYTGNMDTMLENMINTLIVDAKKTSAYKRTLTSASDPRPSAKAIGLTAVAMMVVPFGLVIMPDIFMAIRVTVNLIKR